From the genome of Vitis riparia cultivar Riparia Gloire de Montpellier isolate 1030 chromosome 2, EGFV_Vit.rip_1.0, whole genome shotgun sequence, one region includes:
- the LOC117931136 gene encoding bifunctional UDP-glucose 4-epimerase and UDP-xylose 4-epimerase 1, whose translation MALYDRTILVTGGAGFIGTHTVVQLLSEGFTVWIIDNLDNSVLEAIERVRDLVGAELSRKLHFNLGDLRNKADLEKLFSQTKFDAVIHFAGLKAVGESVVNPRRYFDNNLIGTINLYEIMAKYNCKKMVFSSSATVYGQPEKIPCVEDFNLMAMNPYGRTKLFLEEIARDIQKAEPDWKIILLRYFNPVGAHESGKLGEDPKGIPNNLMPYIQQVAVGRLPELNVYGHDYPTRDGSAIRDYIHVMDLADGHIAALRKLFTSEDIGCTAYNLGTGQGTSVLEMVAAFEKASGKKIPIKLCPRRAGDATAVYASTEKAAKELGWKAKYGIAEMCRDQWKWASNNPWGYHSKP comes from the exons ATGGCGTTGTACGATCGGACGATTCTCGTCACCGGTGGTGCCGGATTCATCGGCACTCACACTGTGGTACAGCTGCTGAGTGAGGGATTCACGGTTTGGATTATCGACAACCTTGATAATTCTGTTCTGGAGGCTATTGAGAGGGTCCGGGACTTGGTCGGTGCTGAGCTCTCTCGGAAACTCCATTTCAATCTG GGTGATCTTAGGAATAAGGCGGATTTGGAGAAGCTTTTTTCTCAAACCAA ATTTGATGCTGTGATCCATTTTGCGGGCCTTAAAGCTGTAGGAGAGAGTGTAGTGAATCCTCGCCGCTATTTTGATAACAATTTGATTGGCACAATTAATCTCTATGAGATCATGGCGAAATATAACTGTAAAAAG ATGGTTTTCTCATCATCTGCAACTGTTTATGGTCAACCTGAAAAAATTCCATGTGTCGAGGATTTCAACTTAATGGCTATGAATCCATATGGCCGTactaag CTTTTCCTTGAAGAAATTGCTCGTGACATTCAAAAGGCAGAACCtgattggaaaattattttactgaGGTACTTTAATCCTGTTGGGGCTCATGAAAGTGGTAAACTTGGTGAAGATCCAAAGGGTATCCCAAATAATCTCATGCCCTACATACAACAAGTGGCTGTTGGCAGATTGCCTGAGCTTAATGTTTATGGTCATGACTATCCCACAAGGGATGGTAGTGCG ATACGAGACTACATCCATGTTATGGACCTAGCAGATGGTCATATTGCCGCTCTCCGGAAGCTTTTCACATCAGAGGATATAG GTTGCACTGCATACAACTTGGGGACTGGGCAAGGTACATCAGTACTTGAAATGGTTGCTGCATTTGAGAAAGCATCTGGCAAG AAAATCCCCATCAAACTATGTCCAAGGCGAGCAGGGGATGCAACTGCTGTTTACGCTTCTACGGAGAAAGCTGCAAAAGAGCTTGGTTGGAA GGCAAAGTATGGTATAGCGGAGATGTGCAGGGATCAATGGAAGTGGGCTAGTAATAACCCATGGGGGTATCATTCCAAGCcttga
- the LOC117930719 gene encoding CASP-like protein 4A4, with protein MKEEKDLVVIACRLMAGVSPAAAHSPAPQPLPTASPVIQPVSTSSPATQLFPTPSPSTQLFPTPSPFSFSVATTGWSSRPSVYFSHCFLRSLALLFSFVSALSLTVTAPSSGRASFTKYPELTYCLVVTILALTYSAFQLSKSVCDITHKGFLISDRVSDYSSFILDQLVGYLLASSSSVIIPAIQRVEQTALWKAGIVSATNFVRESYGDAILV; from the exons atgaaagaagaaaaagacttggtggtGATTGCTTGTAGGTTAATGGCTGGCGTTTCACCTGCAGCGGCTCATTCTCCAGCACCACAGCCATTACCAACAGCATCTCCGGTAATACAGCCGGTATCAACATCATCTCCAGCAACACAGCTGTTTCCAACACCATCTCCATCAACACAGCTGTTTCCAACACCATCTCCTTTCTCCTTCTCAGTTGCCACTACAGGGTGGAGCTCTAGACCCTCTGTCTATTTTTCCCATTGCTTCCTCCGAAGCTTGgctcttcttttctcttttgtcTCTGCTCTCTCCCTCACGGTCACGGCCCCATCAAGTGGACGAGCTAGCTTCACAAAGTACCCAGAATTAAC GTACTGTTTGGTTGTAACCATTTTGGCTCTCACTTACTCAGCCTTCCAACTATCTAAAAGTGTTTGTGACATTACCCACAAAGGCTTTCTCATCTCAGACAGGGTGTCCGACTACAGTAGCTTCATTCTTGATCAG TTGGTGGGTTATCTTCTTGCATCCTCTTCTTCGGTGATAATACCAGCCATTCAGCGGGTCGAACAAACTGCACTCTGGAAGGCAGGCATAGTCTCT GCtacaaactttgtaagagagtCATATGGTGATGCCATCCTGGTGTAA
- the LOC117931132 gene encoding DEAD-box ATP-dependent RNA helicase 47A, producing MQALASTRLLLLVGDCLPLGKLLHVSRFHGSVRFLSRVDREHGPLTLASLGFKSEFETTKGNKTKPLHQLNAVPEVSKNKVKAVRSNEMKAVGTKKSIEIEAAPFAAKSFSVLGLPPLLIDRLEREGFSVPTDVQSAAIPTILKNHDVVIQSYTGSGKTLAYLLPILSEVGPLKNKPPNADNTSRNKMEIEAVILAPSRELGMQIVREVEKLLGPADKKLVQQLVGGANRTRQEEALKKNKPSIVVGTPGRIAEMSASGKLRTHGCRYLVLDEVDELLSFNFREDMHRILEHVGRRSGADPHGTKSPLERRTERQTIMVSATVPFSVIRAARSWGRDPLLVQAKSVIPLESLPTGPVNLLGPTSTSSSSSSLQTQAAAEGLPPVLKHYFCVTKLQHKIDTLRRCVHALDAKCVIAFMNHTKRLKDAVFKLEARGMKAAELHGDLGKLARSTTLKKFKNGEVRVLVTNELSARGLDVSECDLVVNLDLPTDSIHYAHRAGRTGRLGRKGTVVNICEEPEVFVVKKLQRQLGVPIQACEFTEGKLVATTDEEKTLEAVK from the coding sequence ATGCAGGCATTAGCCTCAACTCGATTGCTCCTTCTTGTTGGAGATTGTTTACCCTTAGGAAAGTTATTACATGTTTCTCGATTCCATGGAAGTGTACGTTTTCTGAGTCGGGTTGATCGTGAACATGGACCTCTTACTCTTGCAAGCCTTGGATTCAAAAGTGAATTTGAAACAACAAAGGGtaacaaaacaaaaccactTCATCAACTGAATGCTGTGCCTGAAGTCTCCAAAAATAAAGTGAAGGCGGTCAGAAGCAATGAAATGAAGGCAGTTGGTAccaaaaaatcaattgaaatagAGGCAGCTCCATTTGCTGCAAAGTCATTTTCTGTGCTTGGTCTCCCTCCTTTATTGATTGACAGGTTAGAACGGGAAGGCTTCTCAGTTCCAACTGATGTTCAATCTGCAGCAATTCCCACAATTCTTAAGAATCATGATGTTGTGATTCAGTCTTATACTGGCTCAGGGAAAACATTGGCTTATCTCCTTCCTATACTGTCTGAAGTGGGACCACTGAAGAACAAACCTCCCAATGCTGACAACACATCTAGGAATAAAATGGAGATAGAAGCAGTGATTTTGGCTCCCTCTAGGGAGCTGGGGATGCAAATTGTGAGGGAGGTTGAGAAGCTGTTAGGACCAGCAGACAAAAAACTCGTTCAGCAGCTTGTAGGGGGTGCAAACCGAACAAGGCAGGAAGAAGCTCTCAAGAAAAACAAGCCATCCATTGTCGTTGGGACACCTGGACGAATTGCAGAGATGAGTGCATCGGGGAAACTTCGTACCCATGGCTGTCGTTACTTGGTCTTAGATGAAGTTGACGAACTCCTTTCGTTCAATTTCCGGGAGGACATGCACAGAATATTGGAACACGTAGGAAGGAGGTCTGGTGCAGACCCACATGGTACAAAAAGCCCACTTGAAAGGCGGACTGAGCGGCAAACCATCATGGTGTCTGCAACAGTGCCATTTTCAGTGATAAGAGCAGCTAGGAGCTGGGGGCGTGACCCACTGCTTGTTCAAGCCAAAAGTGTAATCCCACTCGAGTCTCTACCTACTGGACCTGTTAATTTGTTAGGGCCTACATCCACTTCGAGTTCAAGCTCAAGCTTGCAGACTCAGGCAGCAGCAGAGGGCCTGCCACCAGTTTTGAAACATTATTTCTGTGTCACAAAGTTGCAGCACAAGATCGATACATTGAGAAGGTGCGTTCATGCACTCGATGCCAAGTGTGTGATAGCTTTCATGAATCACACCAAGCGGCTAAAGGATGCTGTCTTCAAGCTGGAGGCTCGTGGGATGAAAGCCGCTGAGCTACATGGGGATCTTGGCAAGCTTGCTAGATCAACAACtttgaagaaattcaagaatgGGGAAGTGAGGGTTCTGGTGACAAACGAGCTTTCTGCCAGGGGTTTGGATGTGTCCGAGTGTGATCTTGTGGTTAATCTGGACTTACCCACAGACTCAATTCACTATGCACATCGAGCTGGCAGGACAGGTCGGCTTGGCAGGAAGGGTACTGTGGTCAACATATGTGAGGAGCCAGAAGTGTTTGTTGTAAAGAAACTGCAGAGGCAGCTTGGGGTCCCCATTCAGGCTTGTGAGTTCACAGAGGGCAAGCTTGTTGCAACCACAGATGAGGAGAAAACCTTAGAGGCTGTCAAGTAA
- the LOC117904011 gene encoding protein phosphatase inhibitor 2-like: MRGHRVTWDEAKIREYEESKPVRQKIPEPKTPYNTMIDADNGCVSPLQNFEGFDDNSAHAEALIRALNEVASGQRQFGGWTSSEDEADGDLEQDGDSAEDERGKSSRERRSELSDEERAVEIEGSDESLRTIEIEGGEETGQDVEIL; the protein is encoded by the exons ATGAGGGGTCATCGTGTGACATGGGATGAAGCCAAAATTCGTGAATATGAAGAAAGCAAACCTGTAAGGCAGAAAATTCCAGAACCCAAGACACCATATAACACTATGATTGATGCAGACAATG GTTGTGTGTCTCCTTTACAAAATTTCGAGGGATTCGATGATAATTCTGCACATGCTGAGGCTCTAATTCGAGCTCTGAATGAGGTAGCTTCAGGTCAGAGGCAGTTTGGGGGTTGGACATCATCCGAGGATGAAGCCGATGGTGATTTGGAGCAAGACGGAG ATTCTGCAGAGGATGAGCGTGGGAAGAGCTCTAGGGAGCGCAGGAGCGAGCTTAGCGATGAAGAGCGAGCAGTAGAGATTGAGGGCAGTGATGAGAGCCTGAGAACAATAGAGATCGAGGGTGGTGAAGAGACAGGCCAAGATGTAGAGATTCTGTAA